The genomic segment GAAGTCCCGGTGCGCTTCCGGCATGATATCGACAGCGCTTCGAAGCGACAGGCGATCGCGGTATGACCGCAGCGTCGCGTCTCCCCCGTTGTAAAGAAACATGTCACCCGTTGTTCCGCCCGTGATGTAGTCGAGGAACATCTGCTCATGGTTTCCCATGAGACAGACAACGTGGTTCAGGCGCGCCTTCAGTTCAAGCACGCGATCAACCACCCCTTTTGAAGCGGGGCCCCGGTCTATGTAATCGCCGATGAAGAGGAGAAGGTCGCGATCCGCATTGATAGTGATGGTGGAGAGCAGTGCATCCAGTTCGTCGAGGCACCCGTGGATGTCGCCGATGGCGAATATTTTTTCCATGGCCTCTCCTTATTCGAAGAGGGCTTTGACAAATTCCTCGCTCTTGAATGTCCGCAGGTCATCGATCTTTTCACCGATGCCGATATACCGGATGGGGAGCTTCATTTCCTTGGCGATCCTGACCACGATACCTCCCTTTGATGTGCCGTCCAGTTTCGTCAGGGCCAGCCCGGTGATGCCGATCTCCTTGTTGAACATCTGTGCCTGTGAGACGGCGTTCTGACCCGTGGTGGCGTCAAGGACGAGCAGTGTCTCGTGGGGGGACCCGGGAAGTTCCCGTCCCATGATTCTCTGGACCTTTTTGAGCTCGTCCATGAGGTTGGTCTTCGTATGCAGCCGGCCCGCCGTGTCGATGATAAGGACATTCACGTTCTTCGACTGGGCGGAGTGGATGGCGTCATAAACGACGGCCGATGGGTCGGCGCCCATCTTCTGTTTTATCAGGGGAACGCCGGTCCGGGTGCTCCAGATCTCAAGCTGCTCGATGGCTGCCGCCCGGAAGGTGTCCGCCGCCGCGAGCATGACGGAGAGCCCTCTCTTTGTGAAGCGATGCGCCATTTTTCCGATGGTGGTTGTTTTCCCCGTGCCGTTCACGCCCACCACCATGATAGTGTAAAGCGAGTCCAGCGGTATCCGCAGCGGGGCTTCACAGTGGGCCAGGATGCCGACCATATTGTCCTTGATGATGTTCTTGAGCGAATCCGATTGGTCCAATTCACGGCGTTTCGCCCGGTCCCGCATATCCTCGATGAGGTCGCAGGTGAAGGCCGGCCCTAGGTCAGCGGCTATCATGATCTCTTCCAGGTCTTCAAAAGTATCCTGGGAGATCACCTTGTCGCCGGAGATCATTTCATCGAGATTTCTGACAAAGCTCTTTCGTGTTTTGTCAAGACCCGTTTTGAGCCGTGAGAAAAATCCCGCTTCCTTGCTGTTCTCTTCCATCGTCGAACTTCCAGATCAGGGTTTAGGCGCTACTCATACAATGTTTCCCGTGAGATGTAAAGAATCGAATCAGGTGAGGTTCAATTGAGGCTGACAGATACGATGCTCGATATGCCGTTTTTCGCCATGGTGACGCCGATGAGGTTGTCGGCGGCCTCCATGGTCTGCTTGTTGTGCGTTATGTAGATGACCTGGGAGTTGCGGGCGACGTCCTTCACGAGATTCTTGAAAAGGTATACGTTCGTATCGTCCAGCGGCGCGTCGGCCTCGTCAAGGACCAGGAAGGGCGTCGGACGGTACAGGAGGATCGAAAAGATCAGGGCCACTGCCGAGAGGGCCTTTTCGCCGCCCGACAGGAGGGACAGGTTCTGCCGCCGTTTCCCCGGGATCTGAAGTTCGATATCGACGCCGGTTTCCAGCATGTCCTCTTCGTCGGTAAGGATCAGCCGACCCTTGCCGCCAGGGAAAAGCCGGGGAAAGACCTCCTGGAAATAGCCGTCCACAGCCTCGAAGGTTTCGGCGAAACGCTTTCTCGATATCTGGTTTATCCTTGAGATGGTCCGCTGCAGGGACTCGATCGATTCGTTGAGGTCCTTCAGCTGGATCGCGAGGAAATCGTGGCGTTCCCGCAGCTGCTCATGTTCGCTGAGGGCGAGAAGATTGACTTCTCCGAACTCCTCGATCTTCTTTTCACTGTCCGTAAGTTTCCGGTGCAGCTGTTCGGTCTCTGATTCGCTCAGTCCAGCGAATCCCGGCAACAGTTCCTCTATATCGACGGCATATTTTTCCTCAATCGCCCGGGCAAGTGTTTCAAGTTTTATGTTCAGCTCCCGGATCTCGATCTCAAGGTTGCCGGCCTTCTTCGCCAGTTCTTCGTGGAGCCTTCGTTCCTTCAGGACCGACACCTCGTGCTCCCGAAGAACCGATTCCCTGTTTCCCTGCAGCTCCCGCCGGTGTGACAGGTCTTTCTCCAGACCGTTGTATGTTTCATACAGTCCGGTCAGGGCCGTCTCATCCCGTTCTATGGATTGAGCCGTTTCGGCAGCCTTGTTCTCGCCGTTGCGCAGGTCCACATGAAGCTGAGAAATGGCCTCACCGGCTTCCAGGAGTGCCTTGTCAAGCCGGGCAAGGGTCTCTTCCTTCCCCTTGTGCTGTTCCTCAAGAGAAGTTATGGAAATTCTCTTTTCCACCAGTTCGGCGTCTCGTCCGGCCAGTTCCTCCTTGAGGCGGGTCCACTCTTCCTGAAGGGCGGTGATCCGCTCGCCGGCGGATGCCATAGCCTCTTTCTGCGATGCCTCTTCCTGCCGAAGCTCCTCTATCCGCCGCAGGGCATCCTCTTTTTCCGATTCCAGTGTATCCCGGTTGAAGGTAGCGACCGTGATGGCCTGATCGATCCAGGATGCTTCTCCGTCAAGCCTCTCGAGGTCCTTCTCCCGTCCGTTGATGGCGATCTGCTGTTCATGGATCTGTGTCCTGAGAACGGCTGTCCGCTCACGGAGCGCCGAGAGTGCCGTCTTCAGTTTTTCCGCATGAGAGCGGCTTTTTGCGAGACGACCGTTCAGTGCATCCACCAGGGCGTTCAATTCTTCGATCTCACGGTTGTTCCGCAAAAGCGAACCCTCACCGTTCACGGCGCTACCGCCGGTTATGACGCCGTCGGAGCGGATGATGTCGCCTTCGGGGGTGACATAGGTCCCCGTGAATCCGTTCTTCTCCCACAGGCCCAGTGCCGTCCGGAGGTCGGATATCAGAAGAACGTCCTTCAGGAGGTAGTCAACGATGGGACGGTAATGATCGTCATGGGGCGTCACATGGTCAGCAAGGCGGACCGCCCCCTTCAGGTAGGCGGGAAGGGTTTCGTCGGTGCCGCCATTTCGCAGTTCCAGGGGAATGAAGCTGCCCCGTCCCGAGGCGCGCTGCTTGAGGTAATCGATCGCCTTCATGCCTTCTTTCTGGCTTTTGACGATGACATACTGCAGCTTGTCCTCGAGGGCCGCTTCAACGGCCGTTTCATAGTTCCGGGGAACGCTGATGTTGTCGGCGACCAGGCCGAGCACTTCGTCGCGGGGTAATTCCCGTGTCTGAACCGCCTTCAGTATGGTTCGGGTCCCTTCACTGCACAGTTCGAATCGTTCGCGCAGTTCCTTTAATGATGTCAACCGTGACGAGGCGATGCCGATCTCCTGCCGGATGCCGTCGATCTCTTCCAGCAGGGTCGCAAGCTCCGCTTCTTTCTGCTGGCTGCCGGCCTGGATGTTCTCTTCCTCGGAAATAAGCTTCGCAAGACCCTCCCGGTCCGCCGACAATTGGGCGGCCAGCGCGGTCCGTTTTTTCTCAAGGGCCGTCCGCTGCTTTTTCTTTTCAGCGAGTTCCTTTTCCTCGGTGGTTATCTTCACACCGATGGAATCCATTCCTTTCAGAAGGGCGGCGAGGACGTTCTTCACGCGAGCCTGTTCGGCGACCCGGTCTATGTGGCTCGATTTCTCCATTTCGAGGGTTTCATGGAGTGACCTCTCACGGACCCTGAGGCCCTCGACGGTTTTCTGTATCTCCACCATTAATGATGTAAGGTCATTGATCCGTTTCCGGTATTCCTCTGTCGACGTGTGTATCCCATCGATTTCCTGGTTGATCTCTTTCCGTCGCTGCTCCTGTCCGGCTATTTCGCGGATGTTGGCTTCCTTTTTACGCTGAAGTTCCCTGATTGTTTCCCGCGCGAAGTTGATCCCCTGCTCCTTGATGTTTATTTCATTTCTGACGGAGTAGAACCGCTCCTGCAGGTCGGTGATGGCCGCTTCCTGCTCGGCAAGTTGCGATCTCATGTCTTCAACGGCGGCTTCCGAGCTCTTCAGTGCGGTTTGTGCTTCTATATGTTCTTTGTTGAGGGAATCGGCGGCGTGTTGCAGTTGTGCTCTTCGCGCGGTCAGTTCCGCATAGGTCTGCAGGGAGAGCTGCAGGCGGGCTTCCTTGATCTCTTTCCTCAGTTCCTTGTACCGCTCCGCTTTTTTCGCCTGGCGAGCCGTGGCGTTGAGCTGGCTTTTGACTTCTCTGAGAATATCGTTCAGCCTGGTGATGTTCTGCTGTGTCGCCTCGATCTTCCGGGTCGCCGATTCCCTCCTTGATTTATATTTGACGATGCCAGCCGCTTCTTCAATGAACTCGCGCCGGTCCTGGGGCTTTGCTTCGACCAGTTTCGTCACCCGTTCCTGTTCGACGATGGAGTATGTCCTGGCCCCCACGCCCATATCCATGAAGAATTCTCTGACATCGAGGAGCCGGCAGGGTGCCTTGTTGATGAAGTACTCGCTCTCTCCGTCGCGGTAAAGCCGCCGTGATATGGTGATCTCCGACATCTCGGCGAACTTGCCCGGGAAGATCCTGCCGTTACGCTCCAGGGTCATGGTCACTTCCGCGATGTTGACACCGGCGGTTCCGTCGCTGCCGTTGAAAATGACGTCCTCCATCTTTTTCCCGCGGAGCGCCGTGAATCGCTGTTCACCCATGACCCAGCGGATCGCGTCCACAATGTTGCTTTTACCGCACCCGTTGGGACCGACGATGGCGCTGATCCCTTCGGAAAATTCGAGCGGAGTCTTATCCCTGAAGGATTTGAAGCCCAGTATGTCCAGTTTCGCCAGTTTCATGCAG from the Deltaproteobacteria bacterium genome contains:
- a CDS encoding serine/threonine protein phosphatase — encoded protein: MEKIFAIGDIHGCLDELDALLSTITINADRDLLLFIGDYIDRGPASKGVVDRVLELKARLNHVVCLMGNHEQMFLDYITGGTTGDMFLYNGGDATLRSYRDRLSLRSAVDIMPEAHRDFFESLQLFFETDDYLFVHAGFRPGIPLEEQDREDLFWIRYEFIRSDHDFGKTVVFGHTPFPDVYRDDYKIGIDTGAVYGGYLTCLELPAEVIHQVGGLDI
- the ftsY gene encoding signal recognition particle-docking protein FtsY, which encodes MEENSKEAGFFSRLKTGLDKTRKSFVRNLDEMISGDKVISQDTFEDLEEIMIAADLGPAFTCDLIEDMRDRAKRRELDQSDSLKNIIKDNMVGILAHCEAPLRIPLDSLYTIMVVGVNGTGKTTTIGKMAHRFTKRGLSVMLAAADTFRAAAIEQLEIWSTRTGVPLIKQKMGADPSAVVYDAIHSAQSKNVNVLIIDTAGRLHTKTNLMDELKKVQRIMGRELPGSPHETLLVLDATTGQNAVSQAQMFNKEIGITGLALTKLDGTSKGGIVVRIAKEMKLPIRYIGIGEKIDDLRTFKSEEFVKALFE
- the smc gene encoding chromosome segregation protein SMC; this encodes MKLAKLDILGFKSFRDKTPLEFSEGISAIVGPNGCGKSNIVDAIRWVMGEQRFTALRGKKMEDVIFNGSDGTAGVNIAEVTMTLERNGRIFPGKFAEMSEITISRRLYRDGESEYFINKAPCRLLDVREFFMDMGVGARTYSIVEQERVTKLVEAKPQDRREFIEEAAGIVKYKSRRESATRKIEATQQNITRLNDILREVKSQLNATARQAKKAERYKELRKEIKEARLQLSLQTYAELTARRAQLQHAADSLNKEHIEAQTALKSSEAAVEDMRSQLAEQEAAITDLQERFYSVRNEINIKEQGINFARETIRELQRKKEANIREIAGQEQRRKEINQEIDGIHTSTEEYRKRINDLTSLMVEIQKTVEGLRVRERSLHETLEMEKSSHIDRVAEQARVKNVLAALLKGMDSIGVKITTEEKELAEKKKQRTALEKKRTALAAQLSADREGLAKLISEEENIQAGSQQKEAELATLLEEIDGIRQEIGIASSRLTSLKELRERFELCSEGTRTILKAVQTRELPRDEVLGLVADNISVPRNYETAVEAALEDKLQYVIVKSQKEGMKAIDYLKQRASGRGSFIPLELRNGGTDETLPAYLKGAVRLADHVTPHDDHYRPIVDYLLKDVLLISDLRTALGLWEKNGFTGTYVTPEGDIIRSDGVITGGSAVNGEGSLLRNNREIEELNALVDALNGRLAKSRSHAEKLKTALSALRERTAVLRTQIHEQQIAINGREKDLERLDGEASWIDQAITVATFNRDTLESEKEDALRRIEELRQEEASQKEAMASAGERITALQEEWTRLKEELAGRDAELVEKRISITSLEEQHKGKEETLARLDKALLEAGEAISQLHVDLRNGENKAAETAQSIERDETALTGLYETYNGLEKDLSHRRELQGNRESVLREHEVSVLKERRLHEELAKKAGNLEIEIRELNIKLETLARAIEEKYAVDIEELLPGFAGLSESETEQLHRKLTDSEKKIEEFGEVNLLALSEHEQLRERHDFLAIQLKDLNESIESLQRTISRINQISRKRFAETFEAVDGYFQEVFPRLFPGGKGRLILTDEEDMLETGVDIELQIPGKRRQNLSLLSGGEKALSAVALIFSILLYRPTPFLVLDEADAPLDDTNVYLFKNLVKDVARNSQVIYITHNKQTMEAADNLIGVTMAKNGISSIVSVSLN